A genomic region of Trifolium pratense cultivar HEN17-A07 linkage group LG3, ARS_RC_1.1, whole genome shotgun sequence contains the following coding sequences:
- the LOC123915196 gene encoding (-)-germacrene D synthase-like: MSRTYAKDQELDKNIAARIDTLKDEVRKMLVSKTDKPLAKVNLIDSICRLGVSYHFEHEIDDILQDIHKCYVENGEITLEDNLYSLAVLFRVLRQQGFHVFPNVFNKFKDKQRNFNENLITDVEGMLSLYEASHMMIHGEEILEEALSFTSTHLESIATELSPFLATQVKNSLRQALHKNLPRLESRRYISIYEQDSSHDEILLTLAKLDFNFLQSLYQKEFGNICKWWKELDLANKLPYARDRIIECSFWVLTTFFEPKYSQARKIMTKTINLLSVIDDTYDAYGTIDELELFTKAIERLTNTSHGRKHIFTSPLFFPWLSLLLFLVNFNKM; the protein is encoded by the exons ATGAGCCGAACTTATGCTAAAGATCAA GAACTTGATAAGAATATTGCAGCACGAATTGATACATTAAAAGATGAAGTGAGAAAGATGCTTGTTTCAAAAACTGATAAACCATTGGCAAAAGTCAACTTAATTGATTCAATATGTCGTTTGGGTGTGAGCTATCACTTTGAACATGAAATTGATGATATTTTGCAAGATATTCACAAGTGCTATGTCGAAAATGGAGAAATAACTCTTGAAGACAACCTTTACTCTCTTGCTGTGCTATTTAGGGTGTTAAGGCAACAAGGATTTCATGTTTTCCCGA ACGTGTTCAACAAATTCAAGGACAAACAAAGAAACTTCAATGAAAACCTTATCACGGATGTTGAGGGGATGTTAAGCTTGTATGAAGCATCACATATGATGATTCATGGAGAAGAAATTTTGGAAGAAGCATTGAGTTTTACTTCAACTCATCTCGAGTCCATTGCCACCGAATTAAGCCCTTTTCTTGCTACACAAGTCAAAAATAGCTTAAGGCAAGCTCTACACAAGAACTTGCCAAGGCTAGAGTCACGACGCTACATTTCAATCTATGAGCAAGATTCATCCCATGATGAAATTCTACTCACTTTAGCAAAATTGGATTTCAATTTTCTTCAAAGCCTATATCAAAAGGAATTTGGAAACATTTGCAA aTGGTGGAAGGAGCTGGACTTGGCCAACAAACTACCTTATGCACGAGATAGGATTATTGAATGTAGCTTTTGGGTTTTGACTACATTTTTTGAGCCCAAATATTCTCAAGCAAGAAAAATCATGACTAAAACAATCAACCTATTATCGGTCATTGATGATACATATGATGCATATGGAACGATTGATGAACTAGAACTTTTTACCAAGGCAATTGAAAGGTTAACTAACACTTCACATGGAAGGAAACATATATTTACATCACCCTTATTTTTCCCTTGGCTTTCACTCTTActatttttagtaaattttaataaaatgtga